The following nucleotide sequence is from Arvicola amphibius chromosome 1, mArvAmp1.2, whole genome shotgun sequence.
tacagtATGGccactactgagccatttctgcagccctAAAACAACCTTTGTCTGGAAAGTTTCAAAAGACGGGTCTCTGTATATTCTAGGAAGTAAGGGGATCAATCACACAGGGTCAGCCTTGTCACTTAGAAGAAGACCTAGGGGTGGGAGATGGGAAGCATCCATCCACGATGCTGCCCCAGAAAGCCCTCCACATCCTGTCCTGGTCCTTGGTCCCTCAGGCTTACCCGAAGCAGGAAGCCATCCGGGCAGGAGAACTGGTCATACCAAATGGCCTTGTACATGATCAGCACACAGCCCATGAGAGCCATTACGAAGGCGATCATCCTTGCAGTCGGCACCTGGCAGAGGGAAAGGAGCAGAACTTAGTGCAGGTGAGCTATGGCCGGGCCAGCCTCCCTGAGGGGACAGTCCCTAAGAACTGGGGCTGGGCACAATACCGCTGCCCCTACCTACATCTTGTCTCCTTCCTTGAGGTCAGCTCTGGGACCAAAGgaccaggaatttttttttttttttgtaggcccTGATTTGCTGGGATTCTGGAAACATCTATGATCAAGTAAACTAACTGCTTTGGCCAGTTAAATTGCATGCAGCCAATTGACCCAGAAGTTGCTACTGGTTTGCCCTGCCCATGTGGCCTACAGAAGTtggtgggccgggcggtggtggctcacgcctctaatcccagcactcgggaggcagaggcaggcggatctctgtgagttcgagacaaacctggtctacaagagctagttccaggacaggctctaaagctgcagagaaaccctgtctcgaaaaacaaaacaaaacaaaacaaaacaaaacaaaaaaaaagaagttggtgGGTTATCACAGCACAGCAGGAGGACTGGATGATGCTggaagcattgtgtgtgtgtgtgtgtgtgtgtgtgtgtgtgtgtgtgtgatatctagtgaggcaggagcattagTTCCACCCCAGGTGGATACAAACAAAGGCCTTGGCATCTTTGATGGGCACAACCTCTGAAGAAACTACGAGAAAGGGCAGATGTTGCTTCTGCAAATGAGAAAGCACTAGAAATAGTCAGCTAAAAGTGATTATTAAAACCATCATTGATGTGgttaaaagaagacaaagaggagACATTTTCCAGATAAAAGGTAAAGCTCATATCTGTTCCATAAAAAAGCCTGCACAGAGGCAGACAATGACAGGCTGGGAGACAGGCACTTCCcatgggaaatgtctcctgggAGCTCAGGCTGCTCAGAAGAAGGCTGGGTAAGGATGGACAGCTAGTGGCCAGCCAGCACTAGAGGCGACATATGGGTAGGATTGATCCCTTTTGTCCCTAGGAGACCCAAGTGAGACTCAGTTAGGCAAACAAGGCCTGAATTGCTCATCTGGCCTCTCCCCTGCTCTAACTTCCCTCAGGAAGAGGTGATATACTTACTTTGCGTCCTTCCTCTGGGTGGCCACAGGCCAGCCTTTGACCCTCCAAATCTGCAAACTTCTTTGTCTGGTCTGAGGAGGAAAGctgatattctgtctgtgttttgatGAGCACCTAAAAGAAGAGATGGTCATGACATCGTTGGACAGCTGGCGGGGACCCAGGAGAGCCCTGAACTGAGGGGGTTGGGAGCTGGGGGACAGCACTGACCATCGGTCTGTACTCTTTGGTGGCCAGTAAGCTGTAGCATCTCAAAGCTGAAGCTAGAAGGTGAACACTGAAGGTCTGATGGCGACCACAGCTGTTCAAGGCCTAGCCAGGCTGTGGACGGAGTTCCTCACTCTACAGCTGCCTTCCGTTCAGGGTACTGGCTCTCTGGCAGGAACTTCTCCTCCTACTGCTCCATaatctgcttcctttccttcagGAGGTCTGACCCGACTCCTTTGACAGCTTCCAGCGTCTGGAGTCCCCAGCCACATGGGACTCAGACGTGGGCAACTCTAGGCTGTTTGTATTCTTGAAGGATGAAGGATAGATCTGTTCTCAGCATTCACTGTTAGAGTAAGTGCAGCTAAAACTGACCCAGATCACTGGGGAGCTTCCCTGGGCTCCTGAAGAGTCAGACTAGGTCAGCCTTGGTCTACTTTTTGCTTCTCGGTGACTTCTACTGAAAGTCACCAATCCCCTCAGTCACCTGCCTAAGAAGCCATTTTTTTGTGCCTTAATCTAGAGCCCTGTCCCGAAAAGGATGACGTCCTAGTTaaggtcactattgctgtgataaaacaccaagacCGAAAACcagatggggaagaaagagtttatttgggttacACTTCCACATTATTGTCTATCATTGTAGGGGGTCGGCACAGGGACTCAAACAGCTGGAACCTGGAGTcgggagttgatgcagaggccacggaggagtgctgcttactggattgctcctcaTGCTTTcttaatagaacccaggaccagaagCCCAGGGATGTCACCATCTACAATGTGCTTGATCAGTCgtgaattaagaaaatgctctgtaaaccaggcagtggtggcgcacacctttaatcccagcactcagcaggcagaggcaggtggatctctgtgagttcgaggccaacctggtctacaagagctagttccaggataggttccaaagctacagagaaaccctgtctcagaaaacaaaacaaataaacaaaatgctctgtaggcttgcctacagccagatcttaggaaggcagtttctcagttgaggtttttctcctctcagataactatAGCTGGTGCCAATGtgtcataaaactagccagcacaagccgggcggcggtggctcacgcctttaatcccagcactcgggaggcagaggcaggcggatctctgtgagttcgagaccagcctggtctacaagagctagttccaggacaggctcaaaaaaagctacagagaaaccctgtctcgaaaaaccaaaaaaaaaaaaaaaaaaaaaaaaaaaaaaaaaaaaaaaactagccagcacagctggTAACTGCAGTTTGCTGGTACTGTTAGATTACATCACGGTCTGAGTGTTTAAATTCCGAGGAATCCAGTGGTCAGTTTACCCTGGTTCAGATGGGTAGGGGCTCTGGATGTGAGAGGTCCCACTTGCCCATGGTCAGTTTGGATTTCTGCCCAGCTCGGCCTATCCTCAGGGCACTTTGGGGGAGGCAACATTAACATAAACCTTACCCATCCCTTTTCGTCCCTAGGCAAGCTGAGAAGGCCTCCGGCACTGCCTCAGGCTACTCACCTGGTCAGAGAATGAGGGCTGAAGCTGGCTGACATCTAGGGGGCTGATCAGAGGGACACTGTCCATGATAGCCCCTTCGTGGCCTCCCATTTCCTTGCCTGACTTCCCAGAGAAGCTGCAGCCCAGCTTCACCATGGCGGGTGGCAGTCCTTGTCCCAACCTAGAAACAAGAGTTATAGTCACCACTTACCAGTCATGCAATGGACAACCATATAGCTAGTTCCGGAGCAAGGACCTGGAATGCCCCAAGGCTTCTCATGCAAAATCCAGGGATGTGCTGTAGAAGGTCCAGCTCTTGGTTTCACATCCCCTCCTGGCCCCTCAGCATTGCAGAATGGAGACCTCCGGCCAGagaatatttcaaaatagaacCACGATATCGTCCTCTGGCCAGCCTGCTCAGGCATGTGCTTGAAGGATACATATTCCCCTGGGAGGAAAGGATTCAGGGAGTAGTGAGAGAACTGGACTTAGCAGGAGGCCCAGATCAATGTGAATCTGTTAACTGTTgatactttaaaacaaaacacacaaagatgtTTATCCCATGCAATATGGGACATGTCACTGTTAATTGCCATTGGTTCTCTATGTGAACTTCCAAGGAAGGTGACAAACGTATACAGTTCTGGTAGTGTGGGAAGACCAGCCCTTTGGAGGGTTGAGAGCCCATCCTGCCAGTCAGGCAGCCATTGCAGTCTGGAGGAGGGTGCAAGTCCCACTGACTCTGGTAAGTCAAGAGTGAACATGTtcaaggatggagagatggctcagcaattaagagtgcttAATGCTCTTGTGGAGGACTGAGGTTGGGCttccagcatccatataaaaTACCTTCACAGCCTCCtgcaactctggttccaggggatctgctgccctcttctggcctccacaggcttctgcatgcgtgtggtgcacatacatgcacagatatataaatgtaaacataataaatatattttttaaaaaaggagtatATACTCTTGcagtggcatttcatttatactttaataaataaagcttgcccgaagattataaaagtaaaacagccatactggccagccttacagagcaggcagcaatgacacacacctttaatcccagtaggtaCAGtaacttgccatagaaaccaggaagtagtggtgcacacccttaatcccagaactagagaggattataaaatgggaagactCAGTCACGATCTgaagtttcctggaggcaggatcaccattttcagactgaagttaggtaagagctagtggctggttcttttgctttcctgaccttcaggttgaaccccaatttcttttctgagtttttattaatcattcttCACACTCATCTTGCGGCTGCTCTCAGAGGGGAAGGGACCTCTAGGATGTCATATGGAAAGCAAAACATACTATTATTAAAACCGTCTcggagctgtgtgtggtggtgcttgCTTTTATAATCCTGGCTtttggaagacaaaggcaggcatatctctgagtttgagaccagcctgctctatacaggggttccaggccagctactgatgcacagtgagaccctatctcaaaaataaaataaaattaaattaaatactacaaaccaaaacaactacCTCATCTCACATAGAACTTCAATCTCAGACAAAAATGGTGCCAAGATaaccattttaaaaaggaaatactgCCAATGTGTTGCAAAATTtccagagaaagaacaaaggagcCCTCATCAGCTCCTGAGACTACCGTCTTGCCTCCTGCCTACAGCTCTCAAGCACAGTAGGAGGAGGAGCTCCCAGATCAGTCCCACCCATGGACAGCAGAGACCTTAAGTGAAACTCGAACCAGCCGAGTTCAGCAAAGCATAGAAAGATCACCAAGGTTGTGTTTATTCTGGGTGTGAAATTTTGAAAGCAATTCCAcgaggctgggagatggctcagtgaggaaagtgcttgctgtgtgagcctgaggacctggttcagatcccagcacccacgcagaAGCTGGGCCAGTGGCTTGCATCTGCAGCCACAGGGCTGGGAGGAAATGGGCAGAGGTGTGGAATTTGGTGGCTCAGCAGCCGATTGCCAGCATAGCTGAAACGGAGAAGCATGAAGctcagagagagatcctgtctcaaagcaaggGGCAGACTCACAGAGGAAACGCCCAAAGTGAGCTACGTTCACACAGATGGATGTACctgaacacacaagcacacacacacacacgtaccacacatataccacacacacacacacacacacacacacacacacaccacacatacataccccacacacaccacatacacatacactacacacacagaccacacaccacaccacacatacatacacaccacatacacataccacacagacacatacacaccacacacacactacatgcacacacaccacatacacacataccacacacacatacacaccacacacacatacacaccacacacaccacatacacacataccacacacacatacacaccacacacacatacacaccacatacacacataccacatacacaccacgcCACACACACCacgccacacacaccacacacatacacaccacacaccccatacccacccccacacccccacatacacaaatatacaccacAAAcacgccacacacatacactacatacacaacatatataccacatataaacacatacacatacatacaccatttataccacacacacatacacatcacaccgcattacacacacataccacatacacacactacacacacatgccacacaaactacacacacaccacacacacataccacacaaacgcatataccacacatacatataccacatacacgcacatatacatacaccacacacacatacaccacacgccacacacacatacaaatacacatactacacacacgtacacacacacacacaaacccaacagattaatgaagataagttttgatgttattttgtttattttttgttttgtcttttgagccaggctggccttgaattcttgatcctcctgcctcagattcccgagtccaggattacaggtgtgcatcatcacCTAGAATCTGGATCTTCTGTTTTGGCGACCATGGAGACGTAGATGGCCTTGACTGATGTGGTGGTTTGCCCAAGAATGGCCTGCATAAactcctatatttgaatgcttagtccctaAGCAGTGTCACGACATAAAGGGATTAGaagaagggttaggaggtgtgaccttgttaatgagaaagtgtgtcactgggggtgggctttgaagtcccAAGACagacctccccacccccgcctgtGGATCAGCTACTTCTGTCTGCTGTGCTAGACTCCCCTttatgataacagactaaacctcttaaCTGTAAGTAAGCCCGCCATTGGTTtattttatgagttgccttggtcatggtgctgcTTCACAGCTGTAGAAGAATGGCTAACCCAGCTGATGAAGTTCCAGAAACTGCGATCCTGAGTACTCAGCCAGCACAGTTTCACCAGGTAAAGAAACCAGGACAGGGGTTCAGAGAGTAATACAGATTATTCGTGGATGAAATAGCTTTTGTATTTAAACGCAAAAACAAATCCTCCAcatataaagtataaatattgAAAGCGTCCAGGgttagtgagatggttcagtgggtaagagtacttgctgccaagcctgaaaacccgagttcaatccccaggactcacacggtggaaggagaaaactgctgTGACCTCCTCACCTCTACTGTGACTCAAGGGCACTCACTCACACGCAGTCAGTAGGCGTGATAAAGACTTTGAAGGgtccagcggttaagagcactggctgctcttccacaggacctctgttcagttcccagcacccacacagcagctcacagctgtctgtaactccaggtccaggggctCCAACGGCCTGTTCTGAACTCCAAGGGCACCAGaaatacatgtggtacacacacacaaatatacatataaaacactcatatgtactttttttttttttttttttttttttttttttttttttggtttttcgagacagggtttctctgtagctttggagcctgtcctggaactagctcttgtagaccaggctggtctcgaatgtactttttttttaaagtccagttaaggggctggagagatggctcagaggttaagagcattgcctgctcttccaaaggtcctgagttcaattcccagcaaccacatggtggcttacaaccatctctaatggggtctggtgccctctgctggccttcaggcatacatgaatattgtatacataagaaaatgTCCAGTTAAATTTGAgttcttagaaaacaaatatatttctatatgttggtggcaaaaatatttttgagaaagaaaagtgttaaaaatttttatttttaattatgtttctatgtgtgtaattttttctattatgttttgcctgcacatacatCTGTACCcacttgcagaggtcagaagaaggtgccacatcccccagaactggagttatgtgTGTCTGTTCATGCAGCTATTCTCAAAAGTCAGAGGTATCAGTTcctctgaagctgaagttacagggaGCCGGGAGCTGCTTGGTGTGGATACTCAGAATACAGCTTAGGCCCTCTCTGCTCTCAACCCCTGAACTATCTCCCCAacctagttttttattttttttaataaagttgggtctcactatatagccctctatagttcaaggctggccttgaacttaagatcatcctgcctcaacctctccagGAGTTGAACCAGGTAAGGTTCTATTTAAACAGTTTCAAAGCCCAGGACAGAGATGATGGGCAGGTGCTCCATATGGAAGGTCACGAAATAGTGCCCGGGACCCAAGGAACATCTGAAATCCTTTATCAGGCAGGGAAACCTCTACAGTGCAGGTTTTTGGAGGACTTTATGCTTAAATACCCCCCTACTGTATTTGTAGAATTAACAACTTCCAATCAAAATTCTAACAGATTTATGAACTCAAAACATCAAAATTGCATGTACAAGGTAGAAAGACAGGAACACACAAGATGTCTTGACAAAGAAAGTCTGTCTGCTGGGTGTCTGCCTTGAACACAGCAGTGTACACTGGTGGTGTTGATGCCTTGTGGAGAGAAACCCATTTGACACATTCTATAATTCAGACCTAAGTTAATAGCACAGAGGCTGGTTGTGTCTTAGTAATTAAGGCTACTTGGAGTGAAGCAGATCCCATCACTACAGGCATATCTGAATACACAATATGAGCACACACgggtgcacacacaggtgcacacacaatgcacacatgaacacaagaaCAAAGCACTTCAGAGACAATGCAGGAGAATGTTTCCAGCCCGAGGAAGGGAAAGATTTTACCAGCAATGCTCAGATTTCCTTTTATAGAAGAAAATCTCAATAAATTACCTTCCACGATGAAATAAAAAACCCTTGCCTATCAAGACAAGACCTtcaaagaggagaaacagaaactctgagagaTATTCACAACACACAAGTGACAACAGGTTGTTGTGGGTCAACTGATGACCTCACAGAAAGGACACTGAGTTTCAACTCTTAATACCTGTGAAAGAGACTTTATTTGAAACAGTCCTTATCGTTGTAATGGAGTTAAGATGAGGTCATATTAGAAGAGATAGGGGACGGGTTTATTCCACTGTGGGCATCCTTATAAGAGGGCTTGGACCTCAGAGGAATGCCTTCTGCAGATGGAGCAGGCTGTAATCTCACAGCTGCTACCCAAACACTGCTCAGGACAACAGAGACCGGAAGGAGCAAAGGAAAACCCTCTCCTTGAAGCTTCATCTAAAGCATGGCTCTGCTGAAATCCGATTATGGACTTCTTGCCTCCAGGATGGTAAAAGTTGGGGTTCGTTTGGACAGTCACCCTTGGAAGGCCAGCAGACCTCTCCAGACCTGCAGATGGCCactgcttctccctctctgctgGCTGGGCCCCATAGATGTGACAGGCCCTGAGGAACACAAAGGAGATGGTGTTTCAAAGCTGTCCAGTGTTAGGGACAGCTGGGAGCAGGACTTCCCAGGTCAGGAAATTAGAGAAGGAAGGCTGGGTAGGGGGTGAGGGAGGTACGGCTATTTGGAGGAGGACAGGAAGCAGCATcaactccctcccccatctcaggCAGACCCTCTAAGACCCTGCTCTCTTTGACGTGTGTTACACCTGTGACCTTCTGCCTGGCCCAGCCTTTACAGAAAACAAGCAGTTGCCAACAAAGAGCCTCTTTAAGAGGTGGATTCGGTCCTAGGGAGGAAGCTGGCTCTACGTTAGCCCGAGAACGTGGGCAATCGGATGGCTTGGGGGCAACCTGTTAGGCATTGCGATAGAGATGGACCTGAAATTATTATGAAGAATATAAACGGCGGGCCAGGTGATACGTGGGGGTAAAACAGCCAAGAAAACGGGAATCGACAGAAGATGGCGTCCTCTCCACGCATCCAAGTCTCTATTAAGGTCCACAAGAATCCCTGCCCTCCCCACGAGCTCCGCCTTCGGTTGCCACGGTGACACAGCTGAGGGCTATTTACGTCACCGCGGGTTCCCATGGCAACGGAGGCAGCCCCCCGCCCCGAGTTCCATGTCAAGTTTCTGGTCCTCCATCGCCACAGTCAGAACATCGCAAACGAAGGGCTCTGTGCGGAAAactctcccctcctctcagcaCACAAGAAGAGTCCACCCTGGATCTTGGGGGCACCGCTGAGAAGATGCAGGGATCATAAAGCTTTAGAATTGAGGAGGCGTCCCAATACCATTCACCGGTCCTTCCTCCATCCTACTCTGTCATTTCGTCTCCAGAGGGTTTGCTATTCATTCGCAGTGCcctcctgggggtggggctgggcatCTCTGGTCACGATCTGGGGGTTGTGCACCGACAAGATGTTAACGGACAAATAAATAAAGGCGGATGTGGACTCTTAATTGAAAGCCCATAAAAGCTGGGCCAGAGGTCACAAGACTCGCTTGCACACGCACTCTTTCATGCTGCGTCACGAGAAGTGCACACTGGTGCGGACTCgtgccctccctcccccgcctcaCCACCATGGCCCTGCGGCAGAGCCCACCCTGGTCTGCTTGCATCGCAGCCCTGTAGGTAGTGGTTTGCCTCTAGTTTTAAGGGTTGTTGTTCGGCGGGGCCCAAGCAAAGGGTGACGAAGAGGAGGTGCACGGTTGATGTTGGCTTCCTACACTCACCAGCCACCTGTGGCCCAGCATCCGGAACCGAGCCGCGGCAGGTGGTTTGAGACAAGTGGCTGCCCTGTTTTCTACCCTCCTCGAACCTTCACGCAGCGACCCCCATCATGCCCTCCCATGCGCAGACAGCTAAACACTCAATACTCTGGTCAATGCCCCTTCTTCTGacccctctctccccatctggctgttttccccttttctttaccccacccccacagacagACCCGAACTGGAGCTAGGATTTGTGCCTCTGGGCCAGCTTGACGATGTACAGCTCCCACTGGCTCTTCCGGACCTGCAGAGGTGGAGCCAGACCACAGGGAGGGGGTCTGCAGTCACCTTGGACTCGCTGGGCTGAGGTTCAGCTGTCCCACTGCCTCTGCTACCCTATCTATGCTCACGACTGGGAATTCCAGCCTCGTATGAGGTTTGTGCAGGCTGAGCAGCCATAATTCTTTCTAATGTCCAGGTTGCCATTGGCCTGTAGGGGTTTCTCAACATACCTCGAGGTCTAGGGACCACTCCACCTCAAGGCAGCAGAGCTTCCCCCAACTGTCCTGAGAGGTCTAATGACCATCCTCCACCCGAGCCAGCAGGGCCAGCCTGACTTCTAGTGGAGACCTCAGGGAGGAGATGGTTGTGCTCCACCGCTCTGGCAACCATCAGGTTAGCCAAATTATC
It contains:
- the Caly gene encoding neuron-specific vesicular protein calcyon, with translation MVKLGCSFSGKSGKEMGGHEGAIMDSVPLISPLDVSQLQPSFSDQVLIKTQTEYQLSSSDQTKKFADLEGQRLACGHPEEGRKVPTARMIAFVMALMGCVLIMYKAIWYDQFSCPDGFLLRHKICTPLTLEMYYTEMDPERHRSILAAMGAYPMNHKHGTEMPAVWGNNYRASKGEHKSPTPAAGVVSTAAATAAAGTEPSGKPLTIREKEDPQKVEGVPSQAPQ